From the Helicoverpa armigera isolate CAAS_96S chromosome 16, ASM3070526v1, whole genome shotgun sequence genome, one window contains:
- the LOC110378739 gene encoding CLK4-associating serine/arginine rich protein isoform X4 — protein MWHEARKQERMIRGMIVDYRRRAERRKDFYEKIKAEPTQFLQLHGRPCKVHLDPAIAAAGEGPAIMMPWQGDTNNMIDRFDVRAHLDYIPEVRNPDIPPGELSPEERQCNYERYRILAQNVFLGISEDKFLQQLAIEEQFGVTIEEKEQQKEKLHEKKGTGAAIGYNYNDPGAQPSGSNGPETKKVEQKDSDDDSDLEIIDVDLSIDVNKMEASQAHELNGVGPQFGMAGCDLFSFLTGDADDAEHQKQLLREEKEKAMFSGRKSRRERRAHRSYTIEARNDKKLATRVVSPPSYAAPSSMPARSPSCSPSRSPSPDAGENIQFITSFGGEEEEKPPTVAKPLYADKVKQNLKMLYADVARKPRGRQPSPHDRRFRQIGPRGPNSRSRSFSRSRSRSRSRSRSRSRSWRKSRSKSSRSRSLSSSRSRSYSPYRRTRSRSRSRNRRNRYSRSPANHASGYAKRINSRSMSFESGDKGGQSKPAVPRYYGRRKEDHSSSELSIDSDSSESDDDAKNKMAVGNKSNTNQNQLRLSGSSSKGPSRETLSLKEKLKRKMQAQLSRQLRADKRAEAERQERESRRQARRDEEMRELAIKLRRKQREMRHQQNRRSSEDDSDRSRSRSSSRESLSNDKKRDDKSKSRSISPPPRIPVWETSKESTSTSQRSRPSEYGENSHYAERRRYQEPDAKEDRRNDDERPPHYSNRYDKYQNREQGPRYDSYSRYDNQSYSGEGRWKEESYTPGRRRPYGHRGGYKGHGFRHSEHGSPSQDYDRESSDAYTRSKVKLVDY, from the exons ATGTGGCACGAAGCAAGGAAACAAGAGCGAATGATCCGAGGGATGATTGTTGACTATCGGCGAAGGGCGGAGCGCCGAAAGGATTTTTACGAAAAGATT aaAGCGGAGCCGACGCAGTTCCTTCAGCTACACGGACGACCATGCAAAGTACACTTGGATCCGGCAATCGCTGCCGCAGGAGAAGGCCCTGCCATCAT GATGCCCTGGCAAGGAGACACCAACAACATGATAGACCGTTTTGATGTCCGTGCCCACTTGGACTACATACCTGAAGTGAGGAACCCAGACATACCACCTGGAGAGCTCAGTCCAGAAGAAAGACAGTGCAACTATGAGAGATACAGGATCCTCGCTCAGAATGTCTTTCTTGGAATAA GTGAAGACAAGTTCCTACAACAGCTGGCTATAGAAGAACAGTTTGGAGTTACCATAGAAGAAAAAGAGCAACAAAAAGAAAAGCTGCATGAAAAGAAGGGAACCGGTGCTGCTATAGGATACAATTATAATGACCCAGGAGCACAACCTTCTGGTTCTAACG GACCAGAGACTAAAAAAGTGGAACAGAAAGATTCGGACGATGATTCAGATCTGGAAATAATTGATGTCGACTTGAGCATTGATGTGAACAAAATGGAGGCTTCACAG GCTCACGAGTTGAACGGCGTGGGGCCGCAGTTCGGGATGGCTGGCTGCGATCTCTTCTCGTTCCTGACGGGCGACGCTGATGACGCGGAACATCAGAAACAACTGTTGCGAGAAGAGAAGGAGAAGGCCATGTTCTCTGGCAGAAAGAGTAGGAGAGAGAGACGGGCGCATCG AAGTTATACTATTGAGGCACGCAA TGACAAGAAGCTTGCAACCCGGGTCGTGAGTCCGCCGAGTTACGCGGCACCGTCGTCGATGCCGGCTCGCTCACCCAGTTGCTCACCCAGTAGGAGCCCTTCGCCTGATGCGGGAGAGAATATACAGTTTATCACGTCTTTTGGAGGAGAGGAAGAAGAGAAACCTC CAACAGTGGCCAAACCATTGTATGCAgataaagttaaacaaaatcTGAAGATGTTATATGCTGATGTCGCACGGAAACCTCGGGGCCG acAACCATCACCCCATGATCGTCGCTTCCGTCAGATAGGGCCGAGAGGGCCTAACTCAAGGTCGAGGTCGTTCTCGCGATCCCGATCTCGATCGCGGTCAAGGTCACGGTCAAGATCGCGTTCTTGGCGGAAATCCCGTTCCAAGTCGTCTCGATCTCGATCCCTGTCTTCGTCTCGCTCGAGGTCATACAGCCCCTACAGACGGACTAGGTCAAGGTCCAGATCACGTAATCGTAGAAACAGATATTCTCGAAGCCCAGCAAA TCATGCTAGTGGCTATGCCAAGCGTATTAACTCCAGGTCGATGTCGTTTGAAAG TGGAGATAAGGGTGGTCAGAGCAAGCCGGCAGTGCCGCGGTACTACGGGCGGCGCAAGGAGGACCACTCCTCCAGCGAACTGTCCATAGACTCCGATTCCAGTGAATCTGATGACGACGCGAAAAACAA AATGGCGGTGGGCAATAAATCCAATACAAACCAGAATCAGTTACGATTGTCTGGATCCAGCTCCAAA GGACCGTCGCGTGAAACACTTTCACTGAAGGAAAAACTCAAGAGGAAAATGCAGGCACAATTATCAAGGCAGC TCCGCGCGGATAAGCGAGCCGAGGCGGAGCGGCAGGAGCGCGAGAGCCGGCGCCAGGCGCGACGCGACGAGGAGATGAGGGAACTCGCCATCAAACTGAGGCGCAA GCAACGCGAAATGCGGCACCAACAAAATAGAAGATCAAGTGAAGATGATTCTGATAGGAGTCGCAGTCGGTCGTCTTCAAg GGAATCTTTGTCAAACGACAAGAAAAGGGATGACAAAAGTAAATCGCGGAGCATTTCGCCGCCACCACGCATACCAGTTTGGGAAACTTCCAAAGAGTCCACATCAACGTCACAGAGGTCTAGACCATCAGAATACGGAGAAAATTCACACTACGCAGAGAGGAGGCGTTACCAGGAACCAGATGCAAAAGAAGACAGGAGAAATGACGATGAAAGGCCCCCACACTATTCTAATAGATACGATAAGTATCAGAATCGCGAACAAGGGCCTAGATATGACAGTTATAGTCGGTATGACAACCAGAGTTATAGCGGTGAAGGCAGGTGGAAAGAGGAAAGCTATACTCCCGGGAGGAGGAGGCCATATGGACATAGGGGAGGGTACAAAGGCCATGGGTTTAGGCACAGTGAACACGGAAGCCCTTCACAGGATTACGACAGAGAATCCTCAGATGCCTACACAAGGAGCAAAGTCAAACTTGTAGATTATTAG
- the LOC110378739 gene encoding CLK4-associating serine/arginine rich protein isoform X1, whose amino-acid sequence MWHEARKQERMIRGMIVDYRRRAERRKDFYEKIKAEPTQFLQLHGRPCKVHLDPAIAAAGEGPAIMMPWQGDTNNMIDRFDVRAHLDYIPEVRNPDIPPGELSPEERQCNYERYRILAQNVFLGISEDKFLQQLAIEEQFGVTIEEKEQQKEKLHEKKGTGAAIGYNYNDPGAQPSGSNGPETKKVEQKDSDDDSDLEIIDVDLSIDVNKMEASQAHELNGVGPQFGMAGCDLFSFLTGDADDAEHQKQLLREEKEKAMFSGRKSRRERRAHRSYTIEARNDKKLATRVVSPPSYAAPSSMPARSPSCSPSRSPSPDAGENIQFITSFGGEEEEKPPTVAKPLYADKVKQNLKMLYADVARKPRGRQPSPHDRRFRQIGPRGPNSRSRSFSRSRSRSRSRSRSRSRSWRKSRSKSSRSRSLSSSRSRSYSPYRRTRSRSRSRNRRNRYSRSPAKFVFHTYNSIFNGLLVFGSRLIVFVFSSHASGYAKRINSRSMSFESGDKGGQSKPAVPRYYGRRKEDHSSSELSIDSDSSESDDDAKNKMAVGNKSNTNQNQLRLSGSSSKGPSRETLSLKEKLKRKMQAQLSRQLRADKRAEAERQERESRRQARRDEEMRELAIKLRRKQREMRHQQNRRSSEDDSDRSRSRSSSRESLSNDKKRDDKSKSRSISPPPRIPVWETSKESTSTSQRSRPSEYGENSHYAERRRYQEPDAKEDRRNDDERPPHYSNRYDKYQNREQGPRYDSYSRYDNQSYSGEGRWKEESYTPGRRRPYGHRGGYKGHGFRHSEHGSPSQDYDRESSDAYTRSKVKLVDY is encoded by the exons ATGTGGCACGAAGCAAGGAAACAAGAGCGAATGATCCGAGGGATGATTGTTGACTATCGGCGAAGGGCGGAGCGCCGAAAGGATTTTTACGAAAAGATT aaAGCGGAGCCGACGCAGTTCCTTCAGCTACACGGACGACCATGCAAAGTACACTTGGATCCGGCAATCGCTGCCGCAGGAGAAGGCCCTGCCATCAT GATGCCCTGGCAAGGAGACACCAACAACATGATAGACCGTTTTGATGTCCGTGCCCACTTGGACTACATACCTGAAGTGAGGAACCCAGACATACCACCTGGAGAGCTCAGTCCAGAAGAAAGACAGTGCAACTATGAGAGATACAGGATCCTCGCTCAGAATGTCTTTCTTGGAATAA GTGAAGACAAGTTCCTACAACAGCTGGCTATAGAAGAACAGTTTGGAGTTACCATAGAAGAAAAAGAGCAACAAAAAGAAAAGCTGCATGAAAAGAAGGGAACCGGTGCTGCTATAGGATACAATTATAATGACCCAGGAGCACAACCTTCTGGTTCTAACG GACCAGAGACTAAAAAAGTGGAACAGAAAGATTCGGACGATGATTCAGATCTGGAAATAATTGATGTCGACTTGAGCATTGATGTGAACAAAATGGAGGCTTCACAG GCTCACGAGTTGAACGGCGTGGGGCCGCAGTTCGGGATGGCTGGCTGCGATCTCTTCTCGTTCCTGACGGGCGACGCTGATGACGCGGAACATCAGAAACAACTGTTGCGAGAAGAGAAGGAGAAGGCCATGTTCTCTGGCAGAAAGAGTAGGAGAGAGAGACGGGCGCATCG AAGTTATACTATTGAGGCACGCAA TGACAAGAAGCTTGCAACCCGGGTCGTGAGTCCGCCGAGTTACGCGGCACCGTCGTCGATGCCGGCTCGCTCACCCAGTTGCTCACCCAGTAGGAGCCCTTCGCCTGATGCGGGAGAGAATATACAGTTTATCACGTCTTTTGGAGGAGAGGAAGAAGAGAAACCTC CAACAGTGGCCAAACCATTGTATGCAgataaagttaaacaaaatcTGAAGATGTTATATGCTGATGTCGCACGGAAACCTCGGGGCCG acAACCATCACCCCATGATCGTCGCTTCCGTCAGATAGGGCCGAGAGGGCCTAACTCAAGGTCGAGGTCGTTCTCGCGATCCCGATCTCGATCGCGGTCAAGGTCACGGTCAAGATCGCGTTCTTGGCGGAAATCCCGTTCCAAGTCGTCTCGATCTCGATCCCTGTCTTCGTCTCGCTCGAGGTCATACAGCCCCTACAGACGGACTAGGTCAAGGTCCAGATCACGTAATCGTAGAAACAGATATTCTCGAAGCCCAGCAAAGTTTGTATTTCACACCTATAACTCAATCTTCAATGGTTTACTCGTATTTGGGTCGAGActaattgtgtttgtattttccAGTCATGCTAGTGGCTATGCCAAGCGTATTAACTCCAGGTCGATGTCGTTTGAAAG TGGAGATAAGGGTGGTCAGAGCAAGCCGGCAGTGCCGCGGTACTACGGGCGGCGCAAGGAGGACCACTCCTCCAGCGAACTGTCCATAGACTCCGATTCCAGTGAATCTGATGACGACGCGAAAAACAA AATGGCGGTGGGCAATAAATCCAATACAAACCAGAATCAGTTACGATTGTCTGGATCCAGCTCCAAA GGACCGTCGCGTGAAACACTTTCACTGAAGGAAAAACTCAAGAGGAAAATGCAGGCACAATTATCAAGGCAGC TCCGCGCGGATAAGCGAGCCGAGGCGGAGCGGCAGGAGCGCGAGAGCCGGCGCCAGGCGCGACGCGACGAGGAGATGAGGGAACTCGCCATCAAACTGAGGCGCAA GCAACGCGAAATGCGGCACCAACAAAATAGAAGATCAAGTGAAGATGATTCTGATAGGAGTCGCAGTCGGTCGTCTTCAAg GGAATCTTTGTCAAACGACAAGAAAAGGGATGACAAAAGTAAATCGCGGAGCATTTCGCCGCCACCACGCATACCAGTTTGGGAAACTTCCAAAGAGTCCACATCAACGTCACAGAGGTCTAGACCATCAGAATACGGAGAAAATTCACACTACGCAGAGAGGAGGCGTTACCAGGAACCAGATGCAAAAGAAGACAGGAGAAATGACGATGAAAGGCCCCCACACTATTCTAATAGATACGATAAGTATCAGAATCGCGAACAAGGGCCTAGATATGACAGTTATAGTCGGTATGACAACCAGAGTTATAGCGGTGAAGGCAGGTGGAAAGAGGAAAGCTATACTCCCGGGAGGAGGAGGCCATATGGACATAGGGGAGGGTACAAAGGCCATGGGTTTAGGCACAGTGAACACGGAAGCCCTTCACAGGATTACGACAGAGAATCCTCAGATGCCTACACAAGGAGCAAAGTCAAACTTGTAGATTATTAG
- the LOC110378739 gene encoding CLK4-associating serine/arginine rich protein isoform X2 — protein sequence MWHEARKQERMIRGMIVDYRRRAERRKDFYEKIKAEPTQFLQLHGRPCKVHLDPAIAAAGEGPAIMMPWQGDTNNMIDRFDVRAHLDYIPEVRNPDIPPGELSPEERQCNYERYRILAQNVFLGISEDKFLQQLAIEEQFGVTIEEKEQQKEKLHEKKGTGAAIGYNYNDPGAQPSGSNGPETKKVEQKDSDDDSDLEIIDVDLSIDVNKMEASQAHELNGVGPQFGMAGCDLFSFLTGDADDAEHQKQLLREEKEKAMFSGRKSRRERRAHRYTIEARNDKKLATRVVSPPSYAAPSSMPARSPSCSPSRSPSPDAGENIQFITSFGGEEEEKPPTVAKPLYADKVKQNLKMLYADVARKPRGRQPSPHDRRFRQIGPRGPNSRSRSFSRSRSRSRSRSRSRSRSWRKSRSKSSRSRSLSSSRSRSYSPYRRTRSRSRSRNRRNRYSRSPAKFVFHTYNSIFNGLLVFGSRLIVFVFSSHASGYAKRINSRSMSFESGDKGGQSKPAVPRYYGRRKEDHSSSELSIDSDSSESDDDAKNKMAVGNKSNTNQNQLRLSGSSSKGPSRETLSLKEKLKRKMQAQLSRQLRADKRAEAERQERESRRQARRDEEMRELAIKLRRKQREMRHQQNRRSSEDDSDRSRSRSSSRESLSNDKKRDDKSKSRSISPPPRIPVWETSKESTSTSQRSRPSEYGENSHYAERRRYQEPDAKEDRRNDDERPPHYSNRYDKYQNREQGPRYDSYSRYDNQSYSGEGRWKEESYTPGRRRPYGHRGGYKGHGFRHSEHGSPSQDYDRESSDAYTRSKVKLVDY from the exons ATGTGGCACGAAGCAAGGAAACAAGAGCGAATGATCCGAGGGATGATTGTTGACTATCGGCGAAGGGCGGAGCGCCGAAAGGATTTTTACGAAAAGATT aaAGCGGAGCCGACGCAGTTCCTTCAGCTACACGGACGACCATGCAAAGTACACTTGGATCCGGCAATCGCTGCCGCAGGAGAAGGCCCTGCCATCAT GATGCCCTGGCAAGGAGACACCAACAACATGATAGACCGTTTTGATGTCCGTGCCCACTTGGACTACATACCTGAAGTGAGGAACCCAGACATACCACCTGGAGAGCTCAGTCCAGAAGAAAGACAGTGCAACTATGAGAGATACAGGATCCTCGCTCAGAATGTCTTTCTTGGAATAA GTGAAGACAAGTTCCTACAACAGCTGGCTATAGAAGAACAGTTTGGAGTTACCATAGAAGAAAAAGAGCAACAAAAAGAAAAGCTGCATGAAAAGAAGGGAACCGGTGCTGCTATAGGATACAATTATAATGACCCAGGAGCACAACCTTCTGGTTCTAACG GACCAGAGACTAAAAAAGTGGAACAGAAAGATTCGGACGATGATTCAGATCTGGAAATAATTGATGTCGACTTGAGCATTGATGTGAACAAAATGGAGGCTTCACAG GCTCACGAGTTGAACGGCGTGGGGCCGCAGTTCGGGATGGCTGGCTGCGATCTCTTCTCGTTCCTGACGGGCGACGCTGATGACGCGGAACATCAGAAACAACTGTTGCGAGAAGAGAAGGAGAAGGCCATGTTCTCTGGCAGAAAGAGTAGGAGAGAGAGACGGGCGCATCG TTATACTATTGAGGCACGCAA TGACAAGAAGCTTGCAACCCGGGTCGTGAGTCCGCCGAGTTACGCGGCACCGTCGTCGATGCCGGCTCGCTCACCCAGTTGCTCACCCAGTAGGAGCCCTTCGCCTGATGCGGGAGAGAATATACAGTTTATCACGTCTTTTGGAGGAGAGGAAGAAGAGAAACCTC CAACAGTGGCCAAACCATTGTATGCAgataaagttaaacaaaatcTGAAGATGTTATATGCTGATGTCGCACGGAAACCTCGGGGCCG acAACCATCACCCCATGATCGTCGCTTCCGTCAGATAGGGCCGAGAGGGCCTAACTCAAGGTCGAGGTCGTTCTCGCGATCCCGATCTCGATCGCGGTCAAGGTCACGGTCAAGATCGCGTTCTTGGCGGAAATCCCGTTCCAAGTCGTCTCGATCTCGATCCCTGTCTTCGTCTCGCTCGAGGTCATACAGCCCCTACAGACGGACTAGGTCAAGGTCCAGATCACGTAATCGTAGAAACAGATATTCTCGAAGCCCAGCAAAGTTTGTATTTCACACCTATAACTCAATCTTCAATGGTTTACTCGTATTTGGGTCGAGActaattgtgtttgtattttccAGTCATGCTAGTGGCTATGCCAAGCGTATTAACTCCAGGTCGATGTCGTTTGAAAG TGGAGATAAGGGTGGTCAGAGCAAGCCGGCAGTGCCGCGGTACTACGGGCGGCGCAAGGAGGACCACTCCTCCAGCGAACTGTCCATAGACTCCGATTCCAGTGAATCTGATGACGACGCGAAAAACAA AATGGCGGTGGGCAATAAATCCAATACAAACCAGAATCAGTTACGATTGTCTGGATCCAGCTCCAAA GGACCGTCGCGTGAAACACTTTCACTGAAGGAAAAACTCAAGAGGAAAATGCAGGCACAATTATCAAGGCAGC TCCGCGCGGATAAGCGAGCCGAGGCGGAGCGGCAGGAGCGCGAGAGCCGGCGCCAGGCGCGACGCGACGAGGAGATGAGGGAACTCGCCATCAAACTGAGGCGCAA GCAACGCGAAATGCGGCACCAACAAAATAGAAGATCAAGTGAAGATGATTCTGATAGGAGTCGCAGTCGGTCGTCTTCAAg GGAATCTTTGTCAAACGACAAGAAAAGGGATGACAAAAGTAAATCGCGGAGCATTTCGCCGCCACCACGCATACCAGTTTGGGAAACTTCCAAAGAGTCCACATCAACGTCACAGAGGTCTAGACCATCAGAATACGGAGAAAATTCACACTACGCAGAGAGGAGGCGTTACCAGGAACCAGATGCAAAAGAAGACAGGAGAAATGACGATGAAAGGCCCCCACACTATTCTAATAGATACGATAAGTATCAGAATCGCGAACAAGGGCCTAGATATGACAGTTATAGTCGGTATGACAACCAGAGTTATAGCGGTGAAGGCAGGTGGAAAGAGGAAAGCTATACTCCCGGGAGGAGGAGGCCATATGGACATAGGGGAGGGTACAAAGGCCATGGGTTTAGGCACAGTGAACACGGAAGCCCTTCACAGGATTACGACAGAGAATCCTCAGATGCCTACACAAGGAGCAAAGTCAAACTTGTAGATTATTAG
- the LOC110378739 gene encoding CLK4-associating serine/arginine rich protein isoform X3 — MWHEARKQERMIRGMIVDYRRRAERRKDFYEKIKAEPTQFLQLHGRPCKVHLDPAIAAAGEGPAIMMPWQGDTNNMIDRFDVRAHLDYIPEVRNPDIPPGELSPEERQCNYERYRILAQNVFLGISEDKFLQQLAIEEQFGVTIEEKEQQKEKLHEKKGTGAAIGYNYNDPGAQPSGSNGPETKKVEQKDSDDDSDLEIIDVDLSIDVNKMEASQAHELNGVGPQFGMAGCDLFSFLTGDADDAEHQKQLLREEKEKAMFSGRKSRRERRAHRDKKLATRVVSPPSYAAPSSMPARSPSCSPSRSPSPDAGENIQFITSFGGEEEEKPPTVAKPLYADKVKQNLKMLYADVARKPRGRQPSPHDRRFRQIGPRGPNSRSRSFSRSRSRSRSRSRSRSRSWRKSRSKSSRSRSLSSSRSRSYSPYRRTRSRSRSRNRRNRYSRSPAKFVFHTYNSIFNGLLVFGSRLIVFVFSSHASGYAKRINSRSMSFESGDKGGQSKPAVPRYYGRRKEDHSSSELSIDSDSSESDDDAKNKMAVGNKSNTNQNQLRLSGSSSKGPSRETLSLKEKLKRKMQAQLSRQLRADKRAEAERQERESRRQARRDEEMRELAIKLRRKQREMRHQQNRRSSEDDSDRSRSRSSSRESLSNDKKRDDKSKSRSISPPPRIPVWETSKESTSTSQRSRPSEYGENSHYAERRRYQEPDAKEDRRNDDERPPHYSNRYDKYQNREQGPRYDSYSRYDNQSYSGEGRWKEESYTPGRRRPYGHRGGYKGHGFRHSEHGSPSQDYDRESSDAYTRSKVKLVDY, encoded by the exons ATGTGGCACGAAGCAAGGAAACAAGAGCGAATGATCCGAGGGATGATTGTTGACTATCGGCGAAGGGCGGAGCGCCGAAAGGATTTTTACGAAAAGATT aaAGCGGAGCCGACGCAGTTCCTTCAGCTACACGGACGACCATGCAAAGTACACTTGGATCCGGCAATCGCTGCCGCAGGAGAAGGCCCTGCCATCAT GATGCCCTGGCAAGGAGACACCAACAACATGATAGACCGTTTTGATGTCCGTGCCCACTTGGACTACATACCTGAAGTGAGGAACCCAGACATACCACCTGGAGAGCTCAGTCCAGAAGAAAGACAGTGCAACTATGAGAGATACAGGATCCTCGCTCAGAATGTCTTTCTTGGAATAA GTGAAGACAAGTTCCTACAACAGCTGGCTATAGAAGAACAGTTTGGAGTTACCATAGAAGAAAAAGAGCAACAAAAAGAAAAGCTGCATGAAAAGAAGGGAACCGGTGCTGCTATAGGATACAATTATAATGACCCAGGAGCACAACCTTCTGGTTCTAACG GACCAGAGACTAAAAAAGTGGAACAGAAAGATTCGGACGATGATTCAGATCTGGAAATAATTGATGTCGACTTGAGCATTGATGTGAACAAAATGGAGGCTTCACAG GCTCACGAGTTGAACGGCGTGGGGCCGCAGTTCGGGATGGCTGGCTGCGATCTCTTCTCGTTCCTGACGGGCGACGCTGATGACGCGGAACATCAGAAACAACTGTTGCGAGAAGAGAAGGAGAAGGCCATGTTCTCTGGCAGAAAGAGTAGGAGAGAGAGACGGGCGCATCG TGACAAGAAGCTTGCAACCCGGGTCGTGAGTCCGCCGAGTTACGCGGCACCGTCGTCGATGCCGGCTCGCTCACCCAGTTGCTCACCCAGTAGGAGCCCTTCGCCTGATGCGGGAGAGAATATACAGTTTATCACGTCTTTTGGAGGAGAGGAAGAAGAGAAACCTC CAACAGTGGCCAAACCATTGTATGCAgataaagttaaacaaaatcTGAAGATGTTATATGCTGATGTCGCACGGAAACCTCGGGGCCG acAACCATCACCCCATGATCGTCGCTTCCGTCAGATAGGGCCGAGAGGGCCTAACTCAAGGTCGAGGTCGTTCTCGCGATCCCGATCTCGATCGCGGTCAAGGTCACGGTCAAGATCGCGTTCTTGGCGGAAATCCCGTTCCAAGTCGTCTCGATCTCGATCCCTGTCTTCGTCTCGCTCGAGGTCATACAGCCCCTACAGACGGACTAGGTCAAGGTCCAGATCACGTAATCGTAGAAACAGATATTCTCGAAGCCCAGCAAAGTTTGTATTTCACACCTATAACTCAATCTTCAATGGTTTACTCGTATTTGGGTCGAGActaattgtgtttgtattttccAGTCATGCTAGTGGCTATGCCAAGCGTATTAACTCCAGGTCGATGTCGTTTGAAAG TGGAGATAAGGGTGGTCAGAGCAAGCCGGCAGTGCCGCGGTACTACGGGCGGCGCAAGGAGGACCACTCCTCCAGCGAACTGTCCATAGACTCCGATTCCAGTGAATCTGATGACGACGCGAAAAACAA AATGGCGGTGGGCAATAAATCCAATACAAACCAGAATCAGTTACGATTGTCTGGATCCAGCTCCAAA GGACCGTCGCGTGAAACACTTTCACTGAAGGAAAAACTCAAGAGGAAAATGCAGGCACAATTATCAAGGCAGC TCCGCGCGGATAAGCGAGCCGAGGCGGAGCGGCAGGAGCGCGAGAGCCGGCGCCAGGCGCGACGCGACGAGGAGATGAGGGAACTCGCCATCAAACTGAGGCGCAA GCAACGCGAAATGCGGCACCAACAAAATAGAAGATCAAGTGAAGATGATTCTGATAGGAGTCGCAGTCGGTCGTCTTCAAg GGAATCTTTGTCAAACGACAAGAAAAGGGATGACAAAAGTAAATCGCGGAGCATTTCGCCGCCACCACGCATACCAGTTTGGGAAACTTCCAAAGAGTCCACATCAACGTCACAGAGGTCTAGACCATCAGAATACGGAGAAAATTCACACTACGCAGAGAGGAGGCGTTACCAGGAACCAGATGCAAAAGAAGACAGGAGAAATGACGATGAAAGGCCCCCACACTATTCTAATAGATACGATAAGTATCAGAATCGCGAACAAGGGCCTAGATATGACAGTTATAGTCGGTATGACAACCAGAGTTATAGCGGTGAAGGCAGGTGGAAAGAGGAAAGCTATACTCCCGGGAGGAGGAGGCCATATGGACATAGGGGAGGGTACAAAGGCCATGGGTTTAGGCACAGTGAACACGGAAGCCCTTCACAGGATTACGACAGAGAATCCTCAGATGCCTACACAAGGAGCAAAGTCAAACTTGTAGATTATTAG
- the LOC110378742 gene encoding homeobox protein DBX1-B — translation MTSLNGDVTSVTKLKFSVDSILGNNDGDRASGVTEVGRSQEPPCAGCVAALYRCCRDEPPLLQLPLPLPYSHLHPALRPTTVYRLPLPSSSPPQPSAPRCDVTSSGKRKRSWSRAVFSNLQRKGLERRFQIQKYITKPDRRQLAATLGLTDAQVKVWFQNRRMKWRHTKEGRGGIAGTTGLPGRDPDSTNDDNEDIDVDTLSD, via the exons ATGACTTCGTTGAATGGTGACGTTACGTCTGTGACGAAGCTGAAGTTTAGTGTGGACAGTATATTGGGGAACAATGATGGTGATCGGGCGAGTGGTGTGACGGAGGTGGGTCGGAGCCAGGAGCCCCCGTGCGCGGGGTGCGTGGCTGCGCTGTACCGCTGCTGCAGGGACGAGCCCCCGCTGCTGCAGCTGCCGTTGCCGCTTCCATACTCGCATTTACATCCAGCGTTGAGGCCTACCACTG TATACCGCCTCCCCCTCCCATCATCATCACCGCCGCAGCCGTCAGCGCCCCGCTGTGACGTCACATCTAGCGGCAAGAGAAAGCGCTCCTGGTCCCGAGCGGTCTTCAGCAACCTTCAACGCAAAGGCTTGGAGAGGCGGTTCCAGATACAGAAGTATATCACGAAGCCGGATCGGAGACAGCTGGCGGCCACGTTAGGACTTACTGATGCTCAa GTAAAAGTGTGGTTTCAAAACCGTCGCATGAAATGGCGGCACACGAAAGAAGGTCGAGGTGGTATAGCAGGCACTACGGGCTTACCTGGACGAGACCCAGATTCCACCAATGATGACAATGAAGATATTGACGTGGACACACTCAGTGATTAG